A stretch of Paludisphaera borealis DNA encodes these proteins:
- the argJ gene encoding bifunctional glutamate N-acetyltransferase/amino-acid acetyltransferase ArgJ: MSESPPIVVPRGFRASAVKAGVKPSGGLDLAFLAADGPCAAAGTFTTNRVCAAPVRWCRENLPADDVRAIVVNAGNANAATGAQGEASVRQTAERAAALLGCEARQVLIASTGVIGHQLPMDRIEAGLVAAAPGLSADPESFRTAAQAILTTDTRTKIVSLQHGEGAGAYSLLGIAKGAAMIGPRMATMLAFLLTDAPVWPNDLQPILSEAVEESFNCVSVEGHTSTNDTVLLLASGAASNDILRGDDLKPFADMVRSACRTLAQEMADDGEGATHFITIDVEGAADRDEARNLARAVADSPLVKTAIHGADPNWGRIVSAAGYAGVPFEETELSLWINGVSVYALGTPTAFDASALSADIRANRDVHLRLLFSRGDASIRFWTCDLTAEYIRLNAEYTT; encoded by the coding sequence ATGAGCGAGTCGCCGCCTATCGTCGTGCCCCGGGGCTTTCGTGCGTCGGCGGTCAAGGCGGGCGTCAAGCCTTCGGGAGGGTTGGACCTCGCGTTCCTCGCGGCCGACGGCCCTTGCGCGGCGGCCGGCACGTTCACGACCAATCGCGTGTGCGCCGCGCCGGTTCGCTGGTGCCGCGAGAACCTACCGGCCGACGACGTCCGGGCGATCGTGGTCAACGCGGGGAACGCAAACGCGGCCACGGGCGCCCAGGGCGAGGCGAGCGTCCGCCAGACGGCCGAGCGGGCGGCCGCCTTGCTCGGTTGCGAGGCCCGGCAGGTCCTGATCGCGTCGACCGGCGTGATCGGCCATCAGCTTCCGATGGACCGGATCGAAGCCGGCCTGGTCGCCGCCGCGCCGGGGTTGTCGGCCGATCCCGAGAGCTTCCGGACCGCCGCCCAGGCAATCCTTACAACCGACACCCGCACGAAAATCGTCTCGCTCCAACACGGCGAGGGGGCGGGGGCGTACTCGTTGCTGGGCATCGCCAAGGGAGCCGCGATGATCGGCCCCCGGATGGCGACCATGCTGGCCTTCTTGCTGACCGACGCCCCCGTCTGGCCCAACGACCTCCAGCCGATCCTCTCCGAAGCCGTCGAGGAGAGCTTCAACTGCGTCTCGGTCGAAGGCCACACCAGCACCAACGACACGGTGCTGTTGCTCGCGAGTGGAGCCGCCTCGAACGACATCCTTCGGGGCGACGACCTCAAGCCGTTCGCCGACATGGTCCGCTCGGCTTGCCGGACCCTCGCCCAGGAGATGGCCGACGACGGCGAGGGGGCGACCCACTTCATCACGATCGACGTCGAGGGAGCCGCCGACCGCGACGAGGCCCGGAACCTCGCCCGGGCCGTGGCCGACAGTCCGCTCGTGAAGACCGCCATCCACGGCGCCGACCCCAACTGGGGACGGATCGTTTCGGCCGCGGGCTACGCGGGGGTCCCCTTCGAGGAGACCGAGCTTTCCCTCTGGATCAACGGCGTCTCGGTCTACGCTCTGGGAACGCCGACGGCCTTCGACGCCTCGGCCCTCTCCGCCGACATCCGGGCCAACCGCGACGTCCACCTCCGCCTGCTTTTCTCCCGGGGCGACGCCTCGATCCGGTTCTGGACCTGCGACCTGACCGCCGAATACATCCGCCTCAACGCCGAGTACACCACCTGA